From the Bacillota bacterium genome, one window contains:
- a CDS encoding recombinase family protein yields MRVAVYLRVSTEEQAQRGYSLAEQEAACRRRAEELGATEVLIFSDPGVSGELLDNRPGLAALREAVRAGRVECVVVRDADRLSRKLAHQLLLVEEFERQGVRLELLDFAWKDTPEGRLFYAVRGAIAEYEKEKIRERSMRGRLQKARQGRIPALFDTYGYRYDPATGRVEVIEHEAQVVRDVFRWFVEEDLSIWGVAQRLNSRGLPTRRGARAWHEAVVRRMLANPAYVGVWYYNRRDCTGRSLNRHLPREARVGLRSKPPCEWIAVPVPAIVDPWLWEGAREKLERARRLWCGSPRTRSLLSGLLACADCGKPMHGAWMHADGGQVRAYTCYQRHAGVRAGCQPCKKVRADVVDQAVWTRVAACLRDTDALAREMKDLAGGDEEAAELVAAREALERVGRARANVLEALAAGLLDYDARTRARLEELKARHGALAERVCELERATRRRATAARHLAEWRALASRVLACLDQLPQDEKRGVIRALVRKVEVVGRGPELALRIYLPATVVWATALSCPPR; encoded by the coding sequence GTGCGCGTTGCGGTCTACCTCCGAGTGAGCACGGAAGAACAGGCGCAGCGCGGGTACAGTTTGGCCGAGCAAGAGGCCGCCTGCCGGCGCCGCGCCGAGGAGTTGGGTGCCACCGAGGTCCTGATCTTCTCGGACCCCGGCGTATCGGGGGAGCTTCTGGATAACCGCCCGGGTCTGGCGGCCCTCAGGGAAGCGGTGCGCGCGGGGCGGGTGGAATGCGTGGTGGTCCGCGATGCGGACCGCCTTTCCCGTAAGCTGGCTCACCAACTCCTGCTGGTGGAGGAATTCGAGCGGCAGGGCGTCCGGTTGGAGCTCCTGGACTTCGCCTGGAAGGATACGCCGGAAGGTCGGCTGTTTTACGCCGTGCGCGGCGCCATCGCCGAGTATGAAAAGGAGAAGATCCGGGAGCGGAGCATGCGCGGCCGGTTGCAGAAGGCCCGCCAGGGAAGGATTCCCGCCCTGTTTGACACCTACGGTTATCGTTATGATCCCGCCACCGGCCGGGTGGAAGTGATCGAGCACGAAGCCCAGGTGGTCAGGGATGTTTTCCGGTGGTTCGTGGAGGAGGATCTGTCCATCTGGGGGGTGGCCCAGCGTTTGAACTCCCGCGGCCTGCCCACCCGGCGGGGGGCCAGGGCCTGGCACGAGGCGGTGGTGCGCCGGATGCTGGCCAATCCGGCGTATGTGGGGGTGTGGTACTACAACCGCCGCGACTGCACGGGCAGGAGTCTGAACCGTCACCTGCCCCGGGAGGCGCGAGTTGGGTTGCGGAGTAAGCCTCCCTGCGAGTGGATCGCCGTGCCCGTACCGGCCATCGTCGACCCCTGGCTGTGGGAGGGGGCCCGGGAGAAGTTGGAACGGGCCCGGCGGCTGTGGTGCGGCAGTCCCAGGACCCGTTCCCTCCTCTCCGGGTTGCTGGCCTGTGCGGATTGCGGTAAGCCCATGCACGGGGCGTGGATGCACGCGGACGGCGGCCAGGTGCGCGCGTACACCTGCTACCAGCGCCACGCCGGGGTGAGGGCAGGCTGCCAGCCCTGTAAGAAAGTGCGGGCCGATGTGGTGGACCAGGCGGTGTGGACGCGGGTGGCGGCCTGCCTCCGCGACACCGACGCGCTGGCCAGGGAGATGAAGGACCTGGCCGGGGGAGACGAGGAGGCCGCCGAACTGGTGGCGGCGAGAGAGGCACTGGAGCGGGTGGGGCGGGCGAGGGCCAACGTGCTGGAGGCTCTGGCGGCTGGACTCCTCGACTACGACGCCCGAACCAGGGCCAGGCTGGAGGAGCTCAAAGCACGCCACGGGGCCCTCGCTGAGCGGGTGTGCGAACTGGAGCGGGCGACGAGGCGCCGGGCGACCGCCGCCCGACATCTGGCCGAGTGGCGGGCACTTGCCTCCCGCGTGCTGGCGTGCCTGGACCAGCTGCCGCAGGATGAGAAGCGGGGGGTGATCCGCGCCCTGGTGAGGAAGGTGGAGGTCGTCGGGCGCGGCCCGGAACTGGCCCTGCGCATTTACCTGCCCGCCACGGTAGTGTGGGCGACCGCCCTGAGCTGCCCGCCACGGTAG
- a CDS encoding dihydrodipicolinate synthase family protein: MAALQGFFPILPTVFHDDGSVDEEGVRDVLDFLVWGGADGVTILANASEGFALSDEEKDRLTHVVMEGAAGRLPVVVTVNHFSTYVAARRATRAEAAGAAAVMALPPFYGCRPADLRAVYEFYLRLSEAVSIPIIVQDDPLLTGVNMTPEFLASLVAEAPNIRYIKLEAPQSPYKMCRIRECAGDTVGIFGGMGGIVFLEELERGACGTMPSAALLELGTVYQMWVAGRREEARRLYYRNCLPFINFEVQLALRNITKEVLCMAGIIRSAHVRHPCPASFDDVTREQLRHLVAELDLRVFQYRDHRACPGGA; encoded by the coding sequence TTGGCTGCGCTGCAGGGTTTCTTCCCCATCCTCCCCACGGTTTTCCACGACGATGGCTCCGTGGACGAAGAAGGCGTCAGGGACGTGCTGGATTTCCTCGTGTGGGGAGGGGCTGACGGTGTCACCATCCTGGCGAATGCCAGCGAGGGCTTCGCTCTTTCCGATGAAGAGAAGGATAGGCTCACGCATGTCGTTATGGAGGGTGCGGCTGGGCGTCTCCCAGTGGTGGTGACCGTAAACCACTTCAGCACCTACGTGGCGGCGCGCCGGGCCACCCGGGCGGAGGCAGCCGGCGCCGCGGCCGTGATGGCACTTCCGCCGTTTTACGGCTGCCGGCCGGCAGACCTGCGCGCCGTTTATGAGTTCTACTTGAGGTTGTCTGAGGCAGTGAGTATCCCGATCATAGTCCAGGATGACCCGCTTCTGACGGGAGTCAACATGACCCCCGAGTTCCTTGCCTCCTTGGTGGCAGAGGCTCCCAACATCCGCTACATCAAGCTGGAGGCACCCCAGTCTCCCTACAAGATGTGCAGGATCAGGGAGTGCGCCGGGGACACGGTGGGGATATTCGGGGGTATGGGAGGAATCGTCTTTCTCGAGGAACTCGAGCGGGGTGCCTGTGGGACGATGCCTTCTGCTGCTCTGCTCGAGCTGGGTACGGTGTACCAAATGTGGGTGGCCGGCAGGCGGGAGGAGGCTCGCCGGTTGTACTATCGCAACTGTCTACCCTTCATTAACTTCGAGGTGCAGCTGGCCTTGCGCAACATCACGAAGGAGGTACTCTGCATGGCAGGGATTATCCGATCCGCCCACGTGCGTCACCCCTGCCCCGCCAGCTTTGACGACGTCACCCGCGAACAGTTGCGCCATTTGGTCGCCGAGCTGGACCTGCGCGTTTTTCAGTACCGCGACCACCGGGCGTGCCCGGGGGGCGCCTAG
- a CDS encoding sugar kinase, with protein MPAYDVVTCGEPMVLFSAGSAGPLRHVSSFRKYAAGAELNFSVGLARLGLRPGYITRVGDDEFGHYILACMRMEGLDTSLVNVDPERPTGVYFKEYRGLGDPRVYYYRRGSAASALSPEDVDPACLEGARLVHLTGITPVLSPLCRDTAMYLVDLARSRGVPLSFDPNVRLRLIEKQRVREVMMPFVAAAELLLLNETELELLFGTRDAVTASREVLGMGPQVLVVKRGARGAVAVSARTGQTVAAEAFCPSRFVDPVGAGDGFDAGFVFGYLNGWALEDCLRLANYVGACATTVMGDYEGYPFLREVEASGLLPRGRVVSTGS; from the coding sequence TTGCCAGCTTATGACGTGGTGACGTGCGGGGAACCCATGGTGCTGTTCAGCGCGGGTAGTGCCGGCCCGCTGCGTCACGTGAGTTCGTTCAGGAAATACGCGGCCGGGGCGGAGCTCAATTTCAGTGTGGGATTGGCTCGCTTGGGCCTCCGGCCCGGATACATCACCCGGGTGGGGGACGACGAGTTCGGCCACTACATCCTGGCCTGCATGCGCATGGAGGGCCTTGATACCTCGCTGGTCAACGTCGATCCGGAGCGTCCCACGGGGGTGTACTTCAAAGAATACCGCGGCCTGGGGGACCCGCGTGTTTACTACTACCGTCGGGGTAGCGCGGCCAGTGCCCTCAGCCCGGAGGACGTGGATCCCGCCTGCTTAGAGGGAGCGAGGCTGGTTCACCTCACGGGTATCACCCCCGTCCTCAGTCCGCTGTGCCGGGATACGGCCATGTACCTGGTTGATCTGGCCAGGAGCCGGGGGGTGCCGCTGTCCTTCGACCCCAACGTGCGGCTCCGGTTGATTGAAAAACAGCGGGTCCGGGAGGTCATGATGCCCTTTGTGGCTGCGGCGGAACTGCTGCTCCTTAACGAGACCGAACTGGAATTACTTTTCGGCACCAGGGATGCGGTGACCGCCTCCCGGGAGGTCTTGGGTATGGGGCCGCAGGTGCTGGTGGTAAAGAGGGGCGCGCGGGGGGCGGTGGCCGTCAGCGCCCGGACGGGCCAGACGGTCGCAGCCGAGGCATTTTGCCCCTCCCGCTTCGTGGACCCCGTGGGTGCAGGGGATGGCTTCGACGCCGGTTTCGTGTTCGGGTACCTCAACGGCTGGGCCCTGGAGGACTGCTTACGCCTGGCCAACTACGTGGGGGCATGCGCCACCACGGTGATGGGGGATTACGAAGGGTACCCCTTCTTGCGGGAAGTCGAAGCCAGCGGTCTATTGCCCCGGGGCCGGGTGGTCTCGACGGGCAGTTAG
- a CDS encoding MoaD/ThiS family protein has product MVDVITVTVRTGGGIGGQMRVQPTRMQVVEGTTVAGLLDQLKEATGQDLTRPYILVAVNGRRVSEEESRTWTLKDGDVVSVVAATAGG; this is encoded by the coding sequence GTGGTCGACGTGATCACCGTAACGGTGAGGACCGGGGGTGGCATCGGCGGCCAGATGAGAGTGCAGCCCACCAGGATGCAGGTGGTGGAGGGAACCACCGTGGCCGGCCTCCTCGATCAGTTGAAGGAGGCCACGGGCCAGGACCTGACCCGCCCCTACATCCTGGTGGCTGTGAACGGGCGGCGCGTGAGTGAGGAGGAAAGCCGCACCTGGACTCTGAAGGACGGGGACGTGGTCTCCGTGGTGGCCGCCACCGCCGGTGGCTAG
- a CDS encoding pyridoxal phosphate-dependent aminotransferase, whose amino-acid sequence MPSLSELVVGLRQSGIREIMNLAIGMPDVIRLEVGEPLFPTPPHVVEAASRAAREGYTKYTANAGLLTLRELIARRLNEDYGLAVTADHVAVTVGGVGAVSTAVRAVVDPGDEVLIPDPGWPNYEMIVRCAGAQARRYPLLPENGFLPDPALIDRLIGERTRALIVNSPSNPLGTVFGKDLVRELVDLARRRDIFLISDEVYEKIVFEGRHHTALAFDGDGVVIAVFSASKTYAMTGWRLGYAIASPPVIAQMSKLQEAYVSCAPSVSQKAAEAALSGPQDCVEEMRRAYRENRDLAVATLDEYGIRYQRPAGAFYLWVHVGCEDSHAFARELLQAHRVAVAPGTTFGPSGREFVRVSLAARAADIREGLVRLARVVKG is encoded by the coding sequence ATGCCTTCGTTGTCGGAACTGGTGGTCGGCCTCAGACAATCCGGCATCAGGGAGATCATGAACCTGGCCATCGGGATGCCCGACGTGATACGGCTGGAGGTGGGGGAGCCGCTCTTTCCCACACCGCCCCACGTCGTGGAGGCGGCCAGCCGTGCTGCCCGAGAGGGTTACACGAAGTACACGGCCAATGCCGGACTGCTCACCCTGCGGGAGTTGATAGCCCGACGCCTGAACGAGGACTACGGTCTGGCCGTGACGGCCGACCATGTGGCGGTCACGGTGGGAGGGGTGGGTGCCGTATCGACGGCCGTGCGCGCCGTGGTCGATCCGGGCGACGAGGTGCTCATACCCGATCCCGGGTGGCCCAACTACGAAATGATTGTCCGCTGTGCGGGGGCCCAGGCGCGGCGTTACCCGCTGCTGCCGGAGAACGGGTTCCTTCCTGACCCAGCCCTCATCGATCGGCTGATCGGCGAGCGCACCCGGGCCCTGATCGTCAATTCGCCTTCCAACCCGCTGGGTACCGTCTTCGGGAAGGACCTGGTGCGCGAGCTGGTGGATCTGGCCCGGCGCCGGGACATCTTCCTGATATCGGACGAGGTGTACGAGAAGATCGTATTCGAGGGCAGGCACCACACCGCCCTGGCTTTCGATGGCGACGGCGTAGTCATCGCAGTGTTCAGCGCCTCCAAGACGTACGCCATGACGGGATGGAGGCTCGGGTACGCCATTGCCTCTCCACCGGTCATAGCGCAAATGTCGAAGCTCCAGGAGGCGTACGTCTCCTGTGCGCCCAGCGTGTCCCAGAAGGCAGCCGAGGCTGCTCTTTCGGGCCCTCAGGACTGCGTGGAAGAGATGAGGCGCGCGTACCGGGAGAACCGGGACCTGGCGGTGGCCACGCTGGACGAGTACGGTATTCGCTACCAGCGTCCGGCGGGGGCGTTTTACCTGTGGGTACACGTCGGGTGCGAGGATTCCCATGCCTTCGCCCGGGAACTGCTCCAGGCCCATCGGGTAGCCGTGGCGCCCGGCACCACCTTCGGGCCGTCGGGCCGGGAATTCGTGCGGGTGTCGCTGGCGGCCCGAGCCGCTGACATCCGGGAGGGACTGGTCCGGCTGGCACGGGTAGTGAAGGGATAG
- a CDS encoding CAP domain-containing protein: MLDLINMERARVGLPALQVDPTLVRLARLKSEDMVAKGYFGHISPTYGSPFAMMEGAGVKYRYAAENLAGAPAVDIAHRALMASPGHRANILSPHLTHAGIGIARGGPYGYMYTQMFIGR; encoded by the coding sequence ATGCTCGACCTGATCAACATGGAGCGGGCACGAGTCGGTCTTCCCGCCCTGCAGGTTGATCCCACGCTGGTAAGGCTGGCGCGGCTCAAGTCGGAGGACATGGTGGCGAAAGGGTACTTCGGGCACATTTCTCCGACATACGGTTCGCCGTTTGCCATGATGGAAGGGGCCGGGGTGAAGTACCGGTATGCCGCCGAGAATCTGGCGGGCGCGCCGGCCGTGGATATCGCCCATCGGGCCCTGATGGCGAGCCCGGGCCACCGGGCCAACATCCTCAGCCCCCATTTGACCCACGCGGGTATCGGGATCGCGCGGGGCGGCCCGTACGGGTACATGTACACCCAAATGTTCATCGGCCGCTAG
- a CDS encoding alanine--glyoxylate aminotransferase family protein, whose amino-acid sequence MSAGQTMMSASCLRQMAAQMETPIYYPWYWDLEQEVRAMLRTVLGTEGDVLLLAGSATFGIEAGIRSTIRPGGKVVVINGGVFGQVLVDIVRAVGCVPVEVPVPYGTAPDMDRVARALDQQGVEALAAVHAETSTGTAFPIDRLGALAREKGVLFLVDAVSSVGGMEFHMDAWGVDLCFTSPQKCLSGPQGIAIVAVSERAWQAVRRRERPVDSICLDLEVWKRYHDEKVDAMNRAWRQGAREPRPHGRAAHEPSPSGPLVRGLHGALLDLLKEGLPSVLGRHRVCARAVREAVRAVGLRTVAAEEVAAPVVTVFYLPEGVYEKDFRAAMLSRWGIAIGNGEIGDDNVRVGTMGTAAQPQYVLATVTALEDTLRRFGHRFSAGAGVQAALDVLAAEGSVRWHGSAV is encoded by the coding sequence ATGAGCGCCGGCCAGACCATGATGTCCGCTTCCTGCCTGCGGCAGATGGCGGCGCAAATGGAGACCCCCATCTACTACCCCTGGTACTGGGATCTGGAACAAGAAGTGCGGGCCATGCTCAGAACCGTACTGGGGACGGAGGGAGACGTGCTGCTCCTGGCCGGCAGTGCCACTTTCGGGATCGAGGCCGGTATCCGCAGTACCATCCGGCCGGGCGGAAAAGTGGTGGTGATCAACGGAGGGGTTTTCGGGCAGGTCCTCGTCGACATAGTACGGGCCGTGGGATGCGTGCCGGTTGAGGTGCCCGTACCGTACGGAACCGCCCCCGACATGGACAGGGTGGCCCGGGCCCTGGACCAGCAGGGAGTGGAGGCCCTGGCCGCGGTGCATGCGGAGACGAGTACGGGGACGGCGTTCCCCATCGATCGGCTGGGGGCACTGGCCCGGGAGAAAGGTGTCTTGTTCCTGGTGGATGCGGTGTCGTCGGTGGGCGGAATGGAGTTCCACATGGATGCCTGGGGGGTGGATCTGTGCTTCACCAGCCCGCAAAAGTGCCTGAGCGGGCCGCAGGGGATCGCCATTGTGGCTGTCAGCGAGCGGGCCTGGCAGGCCGTGCGCCGGCGGGAGAGGCCGGTGGACTCCATCTGCCTCGACCTTGAGGTGTGGAAACGCTACCACGACGAGAAGGTGGACGCCATGAACCGGGCCTGGCGCCAGGGGGCCCGAGAACCCAGGCCGCATGGCAGAGCCGCCCACGAGCCCTCGCCGTCCGGCCCCCTGGTGCGGGGCCTGCACGGGGCCCTCCTTGACCTGCTGAAGGAGGGCTTGCCCAGCGTTCTCGGCCGTCACCGGGTGTGCGCCCGAGCCGTGCGGGAGGCGGTCAGGGCGGTGGGCCTCCGCACGGTGGCGGCGGAAGAAGTGGCCGCCCCCGTGGTGACCGTCTTCTACCTCCCGGAAGGGGTTTACGAGAAGGATTTCCGGGCTGCCATGCTGAGCCGCTGGGGTATAGCCATCGGCAACGGCGAGATCGGTGACGACAATGTGCGCGTGGGGACCATGGGGACGGCAGCCCAGCCGCAGTATGTGTTGGCCACCGTGACAGCGCTGGAGGATACGCTGCGGCGCTTCGGCCACCGCTTCTCTGCCGGGGCGGGAGTGCAGGCCGCGCTCGACGTCCTGGCGGCAGAAGGGTCCGTGCGCTGGCACGGGTCAGCAGTTTGA
- a CDS encoding SH3 domain-containing protein, producing MRARATFRVEFASGDVGTGDPISVQKVIVITAVVLETREIRVVTNVTLAPAAAECIGTVTGSGVNVRAGPGTEYAILTQLEISTQVTVIGVEDGWARVRLADGREGFISTRFVEAPCIPKG from the coding sequence ATGCGTGCCCGGGCTACCTTCCGGGTGGAATTTGCCAGTGGCGACGTGGGTACCGGCGATCCCATCTCGGTGCAAAAGGTGATCGTGATCACCGCCGTGGTCCTGGAGACCAGGGAGATCCGGGTGGTCACCAACGTTACTCTGGCCCCGGCCGCGGCAGAATGCATCGGGACCGTGACCGGCTCTGGGGTCAACGTGCGGGCCGGTCCGGGGACCGAATACGCCATACTCACGCAGTTGGAGATCAGTACCCAGGTCACGGTGATAGGTGTGGAGGACGGCTGGGCCCGTGTGAGGCTGGCCGACGGGCGGGAGGGTTTCATCTCCACCCGCTTTGTGGAAGCACCGTGCATCCCCAAAGGATGA
- a CDS encoding DUF917 domain-containing protein: MSHAAIRTRQDAEDLVRGCTLLGTGGGGGPQRGLELLVGAVSRAGAVSWVDPVVIPDDAWTVCLFYMGSIAPPGEDVPRRLKELNMEVRVEKELCRAFAELAAYAGVRPQYVVAAEMGGLNTAAPIDAAVELGLQVVNGDYGGRAIPEITQSCVAVTGHEVCPLAFCDYAGSVTIVKSAPSYKMVERIGKLVSAASFGLVGSAGFLLRGRDMKQAVIPGTLQLALELGWTMRQARERGQDPAAAAAGFLDGWLLFRGRVAQKEWENREGYMYGWYRLAGSGEFTGRTLKVWFKNENQVTWLDDEPYVTSPDLICSVLEPEGEPITNSEIAVGQELAIVGARSHPRYRSPEGLAVLAPQHFGFELPYVPIEEVVGRPGWST, from the coding sequence GTGTCCCATGCCGCGATCCGGACCCGGCAGGATGCCGAAGACCTGGTACGCGGGTGTACCCTGCTGGGGACGGGGGGAGGAGGCGGACCGCAACGGGGGCTGGAGCTCCTGGTGGGAGCAGTGAGCCGGGCCGGCGCTGTCTCATGGGTGGACCCGGTGGTCATCCCCGATGATGCCTGGACCGTGTGCTTGTTTTACATGGGTTCCATTGCGCCCCCGGGCGAGGATGTGCCCCGGCGTCTCAAGGAGCTCAACATGGAGGTACGGGTGGAGAAGGAGCTGTGCCGGGCCTTCGCGGAGCTGGCTGCCTACGCCGGTGTGAGGCCCCAATACGTGGTGGCAGCCGAAATGGGGGGCCTGAACACAGCCGCTCCCATCGACGCCGCCGTGGAGCTGGGACTGCAGGTGGTGAACGGCGACTACGGCGGTCGCGCCATTCCCGAGATCACCCAGTCGTGCGTGGCCGTAACGGGACACGAGGTATGCCCCCTGGCCTTCTGTGACTACGCGGGCAGTGTCACCATCGTGAAGTCCGCTCCTTCGTACAAGATGGTGGAGCGCATCGGCAAACTGGTCAGCGCTGCCTCCTTTGGGCTGGTGGGGTCGGCCGGCTTCCTGCTCCGGGGGCGCGACATGAAACAGGCCGTGATCCCGGGAACCCTGCAGTTGGCGCTTGAGTTGGGGTGGACCATGCGCCAGGCCCGGGAACGGGGGCAGGACCCGGCCGCGGCCGCTGCTGGGTTCCTGGACGGCTGGTTGCTGTTCCGGGGTCGGGTCGCCCAAAAAGAGTGGGAGAACCGGGAAGGGTACATGTACGGCTGGTATCGTTTGGCCGGGAGTGGCGAATTCACGGGCCGGACGCTGAAGGTGTGGTTCAAGAACGAGAACCAGGTCACCTGGCTGGACGATGAACCTTACGTCACCAGCCCCGACCTGATTTGCTCCGTGCTGGAGCCCGAGGGAGAGCCCATCACCAACTCCGAGATCGCGGTCGGGCAGGAACTGGCCATCGTGGGAGCGCGAAGCCACCCCCGTTACCGATCGCCGGAGGGGCTGGCGGTTTTGGCGCCGCAACACTTCGGATTCGAGCTGCCATACGTGCCCATCGAAGAAGTGGTGGGTAGGCCCGGGTGGTCGACGTGA
- a CDS encoding nucleotidyltransferase, whose protein sequence is MHLEEALVGVVSFLEEHGIPYMVIGGFANLFWGRSRVTRDVDLTISCPMQRLGAVLTELGRRFRLLPADPLGFARRNRVVPLLVGEVVRVDLVLAGLPYEEEAIRRARVVEVRGRAVRVCSPEDLIIHKIISDRPQDRDDVREIVRRQGNALDRGYMDPIVRELSRALERPDILSFYEECFKEIGQRRP, encoded by the coding sequence GTGCACCTTGAGGAAGCGCTGGTGGGGGTGGTGAGCTTCCTCGAAGAGCACGGCATCCCGTACATGGTTATCGGGGGATTTGCCAACCTGTTTTGGGGCCGCTCGCGGGTGACCAGGGACGTTGATCTTACGATCAGCTGCCCGATGCAGCGTCTTGGGGCGGTACTGACGGAGTTGGGGCGGCGTTTTCGGCTCTTGCCCGCGGATCCGCTGGGCTTTGCCAGGCGCAACAGGGTGGTGCCCTTGCTGGTGGGGGAGGTGGTTCGCGTTGATCTCGTGTTGGCCGGGCTGCCGTATGAGGAAGAAGCCATTCGCCGCGCCCGGGTGGTGGAGGTGAGGGGTCGGGCAGTCAGGGTGTGTTCGCCTGAGGATCTCATCATCCACAAGATAATATCCGATCGTCCCCAAGACCGGGATGACGTGCGCGAGATCGTCCGGCGACAAGGGAACGCGCTAGATCGGGGTTACATGGACCCCATAGTACGGGAGTTGAGTCGGGCACTCGAGCGTCCTGACATCCTATCCTTTTACGAGGAATGTTTCAAGGAGATCGGGCAGCGTCGGCCTTAG
- a CDS encoding alpha/beta-type small acid-soluble spore protein → MARGQKTNRALVREAQRALDDFKYQVASQIGVKPPPDDYWGDIPARQCGAVGGQMVRSMIQMAEQALAQGGTQAPPAWARGPGRGEARP, encoded by the coding sequence ATGGCACGCGGTCAGAAAACTAACCGCGCCCTGGTCCGTGAAGCACAAAGAGCCCTGGACGACTTCAAGTACCAGGTGGCGTCGCAAATAGGCGTCAAGCCTCCGCCCGACGACTACTGGGGTGACATTCCCGCTCGCCAGTGCGGCGCCGTGGGCGGTCAGATGGTGCGCAGCATGATCCAGATGGCCGAGCAAGCCCTGGCCCAGGGCGGAACCCAGGCTCCCCCGGCGTGGGCACGTGGACCCGGTCGGGGTGAGGCCCGGCCCTGA
- a CDS encoding DUF917 domain-containing protein produces MSVWHITAEDVDALLEGLALFGTGGGGSPAWGRAIMERDLARGRQYTLIPPDEVPDEALVVSGGYMGSVKVLDAMGFDEVAEGWEARFELREALRVMEEILGRRVDYVVPFELGGLNTPVVLSLGARAGIPVVDGDALGRAAPETQMTSFIGHGISLTPMPLVDRAGNTVVVKEAVDPVYPDVLGRWVITQGGGTGANNHYPMSGRQLKAAVIPGTISMALNAGRVVRRAREQGRDPVAAFARFAGGTVLFRGMVAEVAGEDRFGHYLTSVTVRGVGEDTGATMRLVIKNETMAAWIDDQLAAVLPDLVCMLEPETGRGIMSVDLRAGLPMAAVAIPCHPRLRAALATPQGAAAFSGARYGCPDIRYQPLEELLARLGKPLPGTAGSGREEG; encoded by the coding sequence GTGTCGGTCTGGCACATTACCGCTGAAGACGTGGACGCGCTGTTGGAAGGCCTGGCCCTGTTTGGCACCGGCGGTGGGGGAAGCCCGGCCTGGGGACGGGCGATTATGGAACGGGACCTGGCCCGGGGTCGGCAGTACACCCTCATTCCGCCGGATGAGGTCCCGGATGAGGCGCTGGTGGTGAGCGGTGGTTACATGGGCTCGGTGAAGGTCCTGGACGCCATGGGCTTTGACGAGGTGGCGGAAGGCTGGGAAGCCCGGTTCGAACTGCGAGAAGCCCTGCGGGTGATGGAGGAGATCCTGGGCCGGCGGGTGGACTACGTGGTGCCCTTCGAACTGGGAGGCCTGAACACGCCGGTGGTCCTGAGCCTGGGGGCGCGCGCGGGGATACCCGTGGTGGACGGTGACGCCCTGGGTCGGGCGGCGCCGGAAACCCAGATGACGAGCTTCATCGGGCACGGCATCAGCCTTACCCCCATGCCCCTGGTGGATCGAGCCGGTAACACCGTGGTCGTGAAGGAAGCGGTTGACCCCGTCTACCCCGATGTGCTGGGAAGATGGGTCATCACCCAGGGCGGGGGAACCGGTGCCAACAATCACTATCCCATGTCAGGTCGGCAACTGAAGGCGGCGGTCATTCCCGGGACCATCTCTATGGCCCTGAACGCAGGGAGGGTCGTAAGGCGGGCACGTGAGCAGGGCCGGGACCCGGTGGCTGCCTTTGCCCGGTTCGCGGGGGGCACTGTGCTCTTTAGGGGGATGGTGGCCGAGGTTGCTGGCGAGGATCGGTTCGGGCACTACCTTACCTCGGTGACGGTACGGGGCGTGGGAGAAGATACCGGCGCCACCATGCGGCTGGTCATCAAGAACGAGACCATGGCTGCCTGGATCGACGACCAGCTGGCGGCGGTGTTGCCGGACCTCGTGTGCATGCTCGAACCCGAGACCGGGCGGGGCATCATGAGCGTGGACCTGCGCGCCGGGCTCCCCATGGCGGCGGTGGCCATACCGTGCCATCCCAGGCTGCGGGCGGCCCTGGCCACCCCGCAGGGGGCGGCGGCTTTCTCCGGAGCCAGGTACGGTTGCCCGGACATCCGGTATCAGCCCCTTGAGGAATTGCTGGCCCGACTGGGGAAGCCTTTGCCCGGCACGGCCGGATCGGGCCGGGAGGAGGGATAG